From Thermodesulfovibrionales bacterium:
CCTTGCGAAGGCCTTACCGATTTCTGCAGTAAGCAGCGCAAGGTCCCTCAGCCTCTCCCGCCTGCATCGGTCATGGGCCTCGAGGAGCTCGTTTTCCCTGATCCTGTCGGTAAACACAAGGACACGTTCCTGCCGGGTAACGCCGAGGTTTCTTGTAAAGATCGATCTGATCGATTCCGTTACCATGGAGCAGCCGTCCCGGACTCTCCCGGCAGCTATCGGAACATGAATTCCAGCTGTTCGAGGTGTTCGCCCGGGAATCCGATGGGATAGTCGTTGTCGAAACAGGCCGTGCAGAAATCCCCGGAATCGGGAACGATCCTCTTCGTGCCTTCGAGGCTGAGATATGCGAGGGAATCGGCCGTCAAATATTTTCTTATCTCTTCAAGCCGGTGCGTGGAAGCTATGAGTTCCTGCCGGGTCGGGGTATCGATACCGTAGAAACAGGGGCCTATGGTCGGCGGAGAACTGATACGCATGTGAACCTCTCTGGCGCCTCCCACCTCGCGGATCATCTTCACGATCTTCTTGCTCGTCGTTCCCCTCACGATTGAGTCATCCACAACAATAACCTTCTTCCCCTCGAGGAGTCTCCTTACGGGGTTCAGTTTTATCTTTACACCGAAATGCCGGATGCTCTGGCGCGGTTCGATGAACGTCCTTCCGACATAGTGGTTCCTTATGAGGCCGAAATCAAAATGGATTCCGCTTTCTTCCGAGAACCCGATGGCGGCCGGCACTCCGGAGTCAGGTACGGGAATGACGATATCGGCATCGACCGTTGATTCGCGCGCGAGCTGATGCCCGAACTCTTTCCTTATTTCATTCACGTTCTGATAGCCGAAGATATAACTGTCCGGACGGGAAAAGTAGATATACTCGAATATGCAGTGCGCCTTCCTGAGGCTCGGCAGCGCCCTCACAGACTTCATGCCGCTCTCGTTTATGACAAGCAATTCGCCGGGTTCGACATCCCGGATATATGTTGCGTTTATCAGGTCGAGGGCGCAGGTTTCCGAGGCGACCACATAGGCGCCGTCTACCTGACCAAGGCAGAGCGGCCTTACCCCGTGAGGGTCCCTCACCGCTATCAATTCCTTTTCCGTAAGCACCAGGAGACTGAAGGCCCCGCTGACCCTCTGCAGCGCCTGAATGATTCTGTCGCTCGACCCTTCCCCTTTTGCATGGGCAATGAGATGGACGATCACCTCGCTGTCTGACGAAGATTGAAATATGGCGCCTTGCTCCTCGAGCTCTTTCCGGAGTTCCGTGGCATTGACGAGGTTGCCATTATGCGCCAGGGCGAGCGTGCCAAGGGCGAAATTAGCGACGATCGGCTGTACATTTTTCAGGACGCTGCTTCCTGCGGTGGAATAGCGGTTATGTCCGATCGCCATGTGCCCGGGCAGTCTCTTGAGCCTCTTTTCGGTAAATATGTCAGCAACGAGACCCATGGCCTTTTCCGTATAGAGCTGTTTCCCGTCGGAGGAACATATGCCGGCCCCTTCCTGCCCTCGGTGCTGCAACGCGTAAAGACCGAGGTAGGTCAGATTGGACGCCTCCGGGTGATTGAATACGCCGAATACTCCGCATTCCTCGCGGATGTCGTGAAAGAGCAACGGCGACTTACGGGGATGGACGGTCTTTTTCAATTCCACAGTTGTCTCCTATGATCTCCCGGGGGAAAATCGTATGTATTTTTCCCAGTACGTGTGGAGTTCCTTTGTGGCTATGATATCGCCGAGGCAATATTTTGCTATATCGAGATACCTCTTCGACGAGAACAGCTCTTTGACCTCGTAACCGGTTATTCCTTCGGATTTCGGGCTCTTAATGCCGAACGTCTTGCACCACATATCGAGACTGAATCTCCTCTTGGTCGCTCCGTAAAAAGTAAGCTGGTCGAGAAGGTCGATATGTGCGCCGTTATATCTGTTCGGCATCAGATCGCGTGAAGGCGCCACCTTGTGTACTGCCGATCTCACCATGATAAAAGGGCAATCAAAGCCCCTGCCGTTGAACGTGATGAACTGGTCATAGCTCCTGACCGTATCCCAGAAATGCCCGATAATCTCGCGCTCCGTACCGGAACGAAAACTGATGCCGTTCTCCTCGAAGGGTGAGAGAGATTCACCCGGGGATTGAAAATAGACCGCGCCCTTCATCGAGTCCGGATTCATCATGCCTATAGAAATAATCTCTCCGGTAACTGGATAGAAGGAGAGACTTTCCTTAACCCCTTGAATCTCTTCCTCCGTTTCGGTCCACCTGAGGAGATAGTCCTGCGTCATCTTATCGAAGGACTCAAAATCCCTCCCGACGGTCTCAATGTCGAAAATGATGCGCGACATGAGATCGGTCTAACGCGAAACGGCCGGCAGAGAGCCGTATGGGACTCCCGTATCCGAAGCTTTCATCCCTCAGTCTGCACTCTTACGATGCCTTGGGTAATTCCTTGAAAACCTTCCACGTCTTCAGAAGGTCTATCGCCCGCTGGAGTTGCAAGTCATCCTTTTCGGATACCTCGAGGGGAGCGGTCTCCTGTTGAGGTTTCGCCACTTCCTCTTCCTGTTCGTTCTTAAGATGACGCTCCAGGTCTTTCTCTCTCATGACCGTATGCTCTTTCGCGCCGTTTTTTGCCTCCAATTTTGCGACGATATCAGGCGTGATCCCGGTGGATTGAATAGATGTCCCGCTCGGAGTATAATAGCGAGCCGTAGTCAGCCTGAGACCGGAACCGTCACTGAGAGGGATGACGCTCTGGACCGATCCTTTCCCGAAGGTCTGGACTCCCAGTATTACCGCCCTGTGCCAGTCTTTGAGGGCGCCGGCAACGATTTCAGAAGCACTCGCGCTCCCCTGGTTCACGAGCACGATCATCGTCGGTTTGTCATAATAGGGCAACTTCCCGCCCGTCTTGTATTCGGTCTTATCACCACTCCTGTCTTTAATATAGACAACGAGTTTCCCGGGGGGCAGGAACTGACTCGTGACATCGATCGCACTGTTCAGGAGTCCGCCGGGGTCATTTCTCAAGTCAAGGACGAGGGAATGCATCTTCTCGTCGTTCAGCTTGGTTAGTGCCGCTGCCAGATCCGCAGCAGTCTGCTCCTGGAATTGGGTCAGTTTTATGTAACCGATACCCTCTTCGAGCATCTTCGACTTCACGCTTTTTATCTTGATGATATCCCTCTCGAGCGTAAAATCCTTCGGCTCCTTCCAGTCATCACGCATGATGGTTATCTTTACCTTTGTCCCCTTGGGCCCCCTCATCTTATTCACGGCATCGTGGAGGGCCATGTCCCTCGTGCTCTGATCGTCAATCTTGATGATCCTGTCGCCGGCCATTATC
This genomic window contains:
- the purF gene encoding amidophosphoribosyltransferase, with translation MELKKTVHPRKSPLLFHDIREECGVFGVFNHPEASNLTYLGLYALQHRGQEGAGICSSDGKQLYTEKAMGLVADIFTEKRLKRLPGHMAIGHNRYSTAGSSVLKNVQPIVANFALGTLALAHNGNLVNATELRKELEEQGAIFQSSSDSEVIVHLIAHAKGEGSSDRIIQALQRVSGAFSLLVLTEKELIAVRDPHGVRPLCLGQVDGAYVVASETCALDLINATYIRDVEPGELLVINESGMKSVRALPSLRKAHCIFEYIYFSRPDSYIFGYQNVNEIRKEFGHQLARESTVDADIVIPVPDSGVPAAIGFSEESGIHFDFGLIRNHYVGRTFIEPRQSIRHFGVKIKLNPVRRLLEGKKVIVVDDSIVRGTTSKKIVKMIREVGGAREVHMRISSPPTIGPCFYGIDTPTRQELIASTHRLEEIRKYLTADSLAYLSLEGTKRIVPDSGDFCTACFDNDYPIGFPGEHLEQLEFMFR
- a CDS encoding S41 family peptidase, whose protein sequence is MARSRRKILITWFLVLTVAAAGIMVGRWSIGRVSAEVEGYENLKTFTEVLSIVKKNYVEDVKTKDLVYGAIKGMLNSLDPHSSFMPPDVYKEMQVDTKGEFGGLGIQIGIKDNVLTVIAPIEDTPAYRAGIMAGDRIIKIDDQSTRDMALHDAVNKMRGPKGTKVKITIMRDDWKEPKDFTLERDIIKIKSVKSKMLEEGIGYIKLTQFQEQTAADLAAALTKLNDEKMHSLVLDLRNDPGGLLNSAIDVTSQFLPPGKLVVYIKDRSGDKTEYKTGGKLPYYDKPTMIVLVNQGSASASEIVAGALKDWHRAVILGVQTFGKGSVQSVIPLSDGSGLRLTTARYYTPSGTSIQSTGITPDIVAKLEAKNGAKEHTVMREKDLERHLKNEQEEEVAKPQQETAPLEVSEKDDLQLQRAIDLLKTWKVFKELPKAS
- a CDS encoding ribonuclease H-like domain-containing protein, yielding MSRIIFDIETVGRDFESFDKMTQDYLLRWTETEEEIQGVKESLSFYPVTGEIISIGMMNPDSMKGAVYFQSPGESLSPFEENGISFRSGTEREIIGHFWDTVRSYDQFITFNGRGFDCPFIMVRSAVHKVAPSRDLMPNRYNGAHIDLLDQLTFYGATKRRFSLDMWCKTFGIKSPKSEGITGYEVKELFSSKRYLDIAKYCLGDIIATKELHTYWEKYIRFSPGRS